A window of Ananas comosus cultivar F153 linkage group 4, ASM154086v1, whole genome shotgun sequence contains these coding sequences:
- the LOC109709419 gene encoding trihelix transcription factor GT-3b-like isoform X3 yields MEQYFNDNPYLNINPAPPPPLSPPPLLLPQVGDDGRDKDRERLPLPQWIHAETAEFLAIRSELDCRFMATKRNKPLWEEMSNRLRCKGFFRTAEQCKSKWKNLVTRFKDANKQFPFHEEMRRIFSKRMERVLSSDTNKEGNEEEEEEEEKMDERSKRKGGVVKKKKKRKELEEEVAVALKEFVRRQAEREAWWVEAAEAREAERRVKEEEWRSAMAALSEERVAMERRWREREEERRSREEVRAERRHALIMSLLNKLANEEA; encoded by the exons atGGAACAGTATTTCAATGACAACCCTTATTTGAACATCAAcccagcaccgccgccgccgctgtcgccgccgccgctgctacTACCGCAAGTCGGCGACGATGGCCGCGACAAAGACCGAGAGCGGTTGCCGCTGCCCCAGTGGATCCACGCAGAGACCGCGGAGTTCCTCGCCATCCGGTCGGAGCTCGACTGCCGCTTCATGGCCACCAAGCGCAACAAGCCCCTCTGGGAAGAGATGTCGAACAGGCTCCGGTGCAAGGGCTTCTTTCGCACGGCGGAGCAGTGCAAGTCCAAGTGGAAGAACCTCGTCACGCGGTTTAAG GATGCCAATAAGCAGTTCCCTTTTCATGAAGAGATGAGAAGAATATTCTCCAAGAGGATGGAGAGAGTGCTGAGTAGTGATACTAACAAGGAGGGAaatgaggaggaagaggaagaggaggagaagatggATGAGAGGAGTAAGAGGAAGGGAGGAgtagtgaagaagaagaagaagaggaaggagctTGAGGAAGAGGTGGCGGTCGCCCTAAAGGAGTTTGTGAGGCGGCAGGCGGAGAGAGAGGCTTGGTGGGtagaggcggcggaggcgagggaGGCGGAGAGAAGGGTAAAGGAGGAGGAGTGGAGGAGCGCAATGGCGGCTTTGAGCGAGGAGAGAGTGGCGATGGAGAGGaggtggagagagagggaggaggagcgGCGGTCGCGTGAGGAGGTCCGGGCCGAGAGGCGGCATGCCCTCATCATGTCCCTCCTCAACAAGCTTGCCAATGAAGAGGCATAG
- the LOC109709269 gene encoding probable 2-oxoglutarate-dependent dioxygenase At5g05600, which yields MPEKQRYANSPATYEGYGSRLGVEKGAILDWGDYYFLHLRPRRLMSHEKWPSLPPCLRETVDEYGRELIKLCERLMRVLSRGLGLDGGRLQAAFGGGGDDDGVGVCMRVNFYPKCPQPELALGLSSHSDPGGLTVLLPDDRIKGLQVRKDDNWVTVEPAPDAFIVNIGDQIQVVSNAVYRSVEHRVIVNADAERLSIAFFCNPKSDLALGPLPELVTPDRPALYQPMTFDEYRLYIRKKGPRGKSQVESLKGER from the exons ATGCCGGAGAAGCAGCGGTACGCCAACTCCCCCGCGACGTACGAGGGGTACGGCAGCCGCCTCGGCGTCGAGAAGGGCGCGATTCTCGACTGGGGTGACTACTActtcctccacctccgcccccgccgcctCATGAGTCATGAGAAATGGCCATCGCTCCCTCCCTGCTTACG GGAGACGGTGGACGAGTACGGCCGGGAACTAATAAAGCTGTGCGAAAGATTGATGAGAGTTTTGTCGAGGGGGCTTGGGCTCGACGGCGGGCGGTTGCAGGCCGCATTCGGAGGCGGCGGGGACGACGACGGGGTTGGAGTTTGCATGAGAGTGAACTTCTATCCAAAATGCCCGCAGCCGGAGCTCGCGCTGGGGCTCTCGTCGCACTCCGACCCCGGCGGCTTGACAGTGCTCCTCCCCGACGACCGCATTAAAGGGCTCCAGGTTCGGAAGGACGATAATTGGGTCACCGTCGAGCCCGCGCCCGACGCGTTCATTGTCAACATCGGCGATCAGATTCAG GTGGTGAGCAATGCGGTGTACAGGAGCGTGGAGCACCGTGTGATTGTGAACGCGGATGCCGAGCGACTGTCAATCGCGTTCTTCTGCAACCCGAAAAGCGACCTCGCGTTGGGACCGTTGCCTGAGCTGGTGACACCCGATAGGCCGGCGCTCTATCAGCCAATGACGTTTGATGAGTATCGGCTGTACATCAGGAAGAAGGGCCCGCGCGGCAAATCTCAGGTGGAATCACTCAAGGGCGAGAGATGA
- the LOC109709419 gene encoding trihelix transcription factor GT-3b-like isoform X2 has product MEQYFNDNPYLNINPAPPPPLSPPPLLLPQVGDDGRDKDRERLPLPQWIHAETAEFLAIRSELDCRFMATKRNKPLWEEMSNRLRCKGFFRTAEQCKSKWKNLVTRFKQDANKQFPFHEEMRRIFSKRMERVLSSDTNKEGNEEEEEEEEKMDERSKRKGGVVKKKKKRKELEEEVAVALKEFVRRQAEREAWWVEAAEAREAERRVKEEEWRSAMAALSEERVAMERRWREREEERRSREEVRAERRHALIMSLLNKLANEEA; this is encoded by the exons atGGAACAGTATTTCAATGACAACCCTTATTTGAACATCAAcccagcaccgccgccgccgctgtcgccgccgccgctgctacTACCGCAAGTCGGCGACGATGGCCGCGACAAAGACCGAGAGCGGTTGCCGCTGCCCCAGTGGATCCACGCAGAGACCGCGGAGTTCCTCGCCATCCGGTCGGAGCTCGACTGCCGCTTCATGGCCACCAAGCGCAACAAGCCCCTCTGGGAAGAGATGTCGAACAGGCTCCGGTGCAAGGGCTTCTTTCGCACGGCGGAGCAGTGCAAGTCCAAGTGGAAGAACCTCGTCACGCGGTTTAAG CAGGATGCCAATAAGCAGTTCCCTTTTCATGAAGAGATGAGAAGAATATTCTCCAAGAGGATGGAGAGAGTGCTGAGTAGTGATACTAACAAGGAGGGAaatgaggaggaagaggaagaggaggagaagatggATGAGAGGAGTAAGAGGAAGGGAGGAgtagtgaagaagaagaagaagaggaaggagctTGAGGAAGAGGTGGCGGTCGCCCTAAAGGAGTTTGTGAGGCGGCAGGCGGAGAGAGAGGCTTGGTGGGtagaggcggcggaggcgagggaGGCGGAGAGAAGGGTAAAGGAGGAGGAGTGGAGGAGCGCAATGGCGGCTTTGAGCGAGGAGAGAGTGGCGATGGAGAGGaggtggagagagagggaggaggagcgGCGGTCGCGTGAGGAGGTCCGGGCCGAGAGGCGGCATGCCCTCATCATGTCCCTCCTCAACAAGCTTGCCAATGAAGAGGCATAG
- the LOC109709270 gene encoding PHD finger protein ALFIN-LIKE 2-like: MEVGSISSTPRSVEEIFKDFSGRRTGIVRALTHDVDEFYGQCDPEKENLCLYGHADDSWEVTLPAEEVPPELPEPALGINFARDGMNRKDWLSLVAVHSDSWLLSVAFYFGARLNRNERKRLFSMINDLPTVFEVVSDRRQQKDKAGNDTGSKSKLSTKRSSDGQVKNNSKTVDEGYGEEEDDEHSETLCGTCGGNYNADEFWIGCDVCERWYHGKCVKITPAKAESIKQYKCPSCSSKKGRQ; the protein is encoded by the exons ATGGAAGTGGGCTCGATCTCCTCCACCCCTCGCTCCGTCGAGGAGATCTTCAAGGACTTCAGCGGCCGCCGCACCGGCATCGTCCGAGCCCTCACCCACg aTGTGGACGAGTTCTATGGCCAGTGCGATCCAG AGAAGGAGAACCTATGCTTGTACGGCCATGCCGACGACTCGTGGGAGGTAACCCTACCGGCGGAGGAGGTGCCCCCCGAGCTCCCTGAGCCGGCGCTCGGTATCAATTTCGCGAGGGATGGGATGAATCGCAAGGATTGGCTCTCGCTTGTGGCCGTGCATAGTGATTCTTGGCTTCTCTCCGTTGCGTTCTATTTCGGGGCTCGGCTCAATCGAAATGAAAG GAAGCGTTTGTTTAGCATGATCAATGATCTCCCAACTGTTTTTGAAGTAGTATCTGATCGTAGGCAGCAAAAAGACAAGGCTGGCAATGATACAGGAAGCAAATCCAAACTATCAACAAAG CGATCAAGTGATGGGCAGGTAAAGAACAATTCGAAGACAGTTGACGAAGGTtacggtgaagaagaagacgacgaacaCAGCGAAACCCTTTGCGGAACGTGTGGTGGCAACTATAATGCAGATGAGTTCTGGATTGGTTGTGATGTATGCGAGAGATGGTATCACGGGAAGTGCGTAAAGATAACTCCCGCGAAAGCGGAGAGCATAAAGCAGTATAAGTGCCCTAGCTGCAGTTCTAAGAAAGGGAGGCAGTAG
- the LOC109709419 gene encoding trihelix transcription factor GT-3b-like isoform X1, giving the protein MEQYFNDNPYLNINPAPPPPLSPPPLLLPQVGDDGRDKDRERLPLPQWIHAETAEFLAIRSELDCRFMATKRNKPLWEEMSNRLRCKGFFRTAEQCKSKWKNLVTRFKGCEALQQDANKQFPFHEEMRRIFSKRMERVLSSDTNKEGNEEEEEEEEKMDERSKRKGGVVKKKKKRKELEEEVAVALKEFVRRQAEREAWWVEAAEAREAERRVKEEEWRSAMAALSEERVAMERRWREREEERRSREEVRAERRHALIMSLLNKLANEEA; this is encoded by the exons atGGAACAGTATTTCAATGACAACCCTTATTTGAACATCAAcccagcaccgccgccgccgctgtcgccgccgccgctgctacTACCGCAAGTCGGCGACGATGGCCGCGACAAAGACCGAGAGCGGTTGCCGCTGCCCCAGTGGATCCACGCAGAGACCGCGGAGTTCCTCGCCATCCGGTCGGAGCTCGACTGCCGCTTCATGGCCACCAAGCGCAACAAGCCCCTCTGGGAAGAGATGTCGAACAGGCTCCGGTGCAAGGGCTTCTTTCGCACGGCGGAGCAGTGCAAGTCCAAGTGGAAGAACCTCGTCACGCGGTTTAAG GGTTGTGAGGCGTTGCAGCAGGATGCCAATAAGCAGTTCCCTTTTCATGAAGAGATGAGAAGAATATTCTCCAAGAGGATGGAGAGAGTGCTGAGTAGTGATACTAACAAGGAGGGAaatgaggaggaagaggaagaggaggagaagatggATGAGAGGAGTAAGAGGAAGGGAGGAgtagtgaagaagaagaagaagaggaaggagctTGAGGAAGAGGTGGCGGTCGCCCTAAAGGAGTTTGTGAGGCGGCAGGCGGAGAGAGAGGCTTGGTGGGtagaggcggcggaggcgagggaGGCGGAGAGAAGGGTAAAGGAGGAGGAGTGGAGGAGCGCAATGGCGGCTTTGAGCGAGGAGAGAGTGGCGATGGAGAGGaggtggagagagagggaggaggagcgGCGGTCGCGTGAGGAGGTCCGGGCCGAGAGGCGGCATGCCCTCATCATGTCCCTCCTCAACAAGCTTGCCAATGAAGAGGCATAG